A part of Acropora palmata chromosome 8, jaAcrPala1.3, whole genome shotgun sequence genomic DNA contains:
- the LOC141889188 gene encoding uncharacterized protein LOC141889188, whose protein sequence is MNFTSNSSVADMIPLELRAYRYTELTSAIILCILSPITVISNVLLLTAIYRDPYRCFRTPMTFFIVALSVTDLLTGIFVEPMFASYYFANFADFTKDPSASYQLVYRIGGIISTVTITDSFFIVLALSVCQYIAVTYPYRFKAIVTRNRVLIFLTVSSVYITCFCMLQFIGIDQTAYLKIDLILHPTIISAILLVVQFVLFSSFNRYLKNSSSLRGKVNSFTKRDRDSFKRRHSERQFTVMTFYLTAILLASSSLHIVVLYIYLFKTQSALIERRNIFIGIRISDLMLFIKVAMDIFIYAWRLPSYRRALRSTLCGRQAGADSCFYRKPTDGVSPGQLNERDNPSTKTARV, encoded by the coding sequence GATAATATTATGTATTTTATCACCAATAACAGTGATTTCCAATGTCCTTTTATTGACCGCGATATACAGAGATCCTTATCGTTGCTTCCGAACTCCGATGACTTTTTTCATCGTTGCTCTCTCCGTGACCGACCTCCTAACGGGAATCTTCGTGGAGCCGATGTTTGCTTCGTACTACTTCGCCAATTTCGCCGACTTCACCAAAGATCCGAGCGCAAGTTATCAATTGGTTTATCGGATTGGCGGGATTATCTCGACAGTTACAATCACAGATTCGTTCTTCATAGTTCTTGCTCTGTCAGTGTGCCAATACATAGCCGTGACGTATCCTTATCGGTTTAAAGCGATTGTGACTAGAAATCGTGTATTAATTTTCCTAACCGTCAGTTCTGTTTACATAACTTGCTTCTGTATGCTTCAATTTATTGGAATTGACCAAACGGCGTACTTAAAAATTGACCTCATTTTACACCCTACAATCATATCGGCCATTTTACTCGTTGTGCAATTTGTGCTATTTTCATCATTCAATCGATATCTTAAGAATAGCTCCTCTCTACGCGGGAAAGTCAACAGTTTTACCAAGCGGGACAGAGATTCCTTCAAAAGAAGGCACAGCGAACGACAATTTACAGTAATGACATTTTACCTGACCGCTATCCTTTTAGCATCGTCCTCTCTGCatattgttgttttatacATTTACCTATTCAAGACACAAAGCGCTCTTATAGAACGCAGAAACATCTTCATTGGAATTCGAATTAGTGATTTGATGTTATTCATCAAGGTGGCAATGGACATATTCATTTACGCTTGGAGACTTCCATCTTACAGAAGAGCTCTTCGGAGTACGTTGTGTGGGCGCCAAGCCGGGGCAGACAGTTGTTTTTATCGCAAACCAACAGATGGAGTTTCACCGGGACAACTGAATGAGCGGGACAACCCTAGTACAAAAACAGCTCGCGTTTAG